A region of Saccharomyces mikatae IFO 1815 strain IFO1815 genome assembly, chromosome: 12 DNA encodes the following proteins:
- the CDD1 gene encoding cytidine deaminase (similar to Saccharomyces cerevisiae CDD1 (YLR245C); ancestral locus Anc_8.391), whose translation MKLGGIDDRQLEALKKAALNACKLSYSPYSHFRVGCSIMANDDLIFTGANIENASYSNCICAERSAMIQVLMAGYRTGWKCMVICGDSEEECVSPCGVCRQFINEFVNKDFPIVMLNSTGSRSKVMTMGELLPMAFGPSHLG comes from the coding sequence atgaaattagGTGGCATAGATGACAGACAACTGGAAGCCCTGAAAAAAGCGGCACTAAATGCGTGCAAACTCTCCTATAGCCCCTACTCCCACTTCCGTGTTGGCTGCTCCATAATGGCAAACGACGACCTTATTTTCACTGGTGCCAATATCGAGAATGCAAGCTACAGTAATTGCATCTGTGCAGAACGGTCTGCTATGATACAGGTCCTGATGGCAGGCTACCGCACTGGCTGGAAATGCATGGTCATATGTGGAGATTCTGAAGAAGAGTGCGTGTCACCCTGCGGTGTGTGCAGACAGTTTATCAATGAGTTTGTGAACAAGGATTTCCCGATCGTCATGTTGAATTCTACAGGATCCCGTTCTAAAGTTATGACAATGGGGGAGCTGCTGCCCATGGCTTTTGGCCCTTCTCACTTAGGCTAG
- the MAP1 gene encoding methionine aminopeptidase MAP1 (similar to Saccharomyces cerevisiae MAP1 (YLR244C); ancestral locus Anc_8.392) has product MTTTATTVSASDQASHPSKIYCAGLQCGRETASQMKCPICLKQGIVSIFCDTNCYENNYKAHKALHNAKEDLEGAYDPFPKFKYAGKVKASYPLTPKRYVPEDIPKPDWAANGLPVIEQRNDRLNNIPVYKKDQIKKIRKACMLGREVLDIAAAQVRPGITTDELDEIVHNETIKRGAYPSPLNYYNFPKSLCTSVNEVICHGVPDKTVLKEGDIVNLDVSLYYQGYHADLNETYYVGENISKEALNTTETSRECLKLAIKMCKPGTTFQELGDHIEKHATENKCSVVRTYCGHGVGEFFHCSPNIPHYAKNRTPGVMKPGMVFTIEPMINEGTWKDMTWPDDWTSTTQDGKLSAQFEHTLLVTEQGVEILTARNKKSPGGPRQRIK; this is encoded by the coding sequence ATGACCACCACGGCTACAACAGTTTCCGCCTCCGATCAGGCTTCTCATCCTTCCAAGATATATTGTGCCGGTCTGCAATGTGGTAGAGAGACAGCCTCCCAAATGAAATGCCCTATATGTCTTAAACAGGGCATCGTTTCCATTTTTTGTGACACAAACTGTTATGAAAACAACTACAAGGCACACAAGGCTTTGCACAATGCCAAGGAGGATTTGGAGGGTGCTTATGATCCTTTCCCCAAATTCAAATATGCAGGTAAAGTTAAGGCCTCGTATCCTTTGACTCCAAAGAGGTATGTTCCTGAAGACATTCCAAAACCGGATTGGGCTGCTAACGGGCTGCCAGTcattgaacaaagaaacgATAGACTCAACAACATCCCTGTATACAAGAAAGACCAAATTAAGAAGATTAGAAAAGCATGTATGCTAGGTAGAGAGGTCCTCGATATCGCTGCTGCTCAGGTCAGACCAGGCATCACTACAGATGAATTGGATGAAATTGTTCATAATGAAACTATCAAGAGAGGTGCTTACCCTTCCCCACTTAACTACTATAATTTTCCTAAATCCCTTTGTACCTCTGTTAATGAAGTCATCTGTCATGGTGTGCCTGACAAAACTGTGTTGAAAGAAGGTGATATTGTCAATTTGGATGTTTCCTTATACTATCAAGGCTACCACGCTGACTTAAACGAGACCTATTATGTCGGTGAGAATATTTCTAAGGAAGCCCTCAACACCACTGAGACATCAAGAGAATGTTTGAAGCTTGCCATTAAAATGTGTAAGCCAGGTACCACCTTTCAAGAACTGGGTGATcatattgaaaaacatGCCACCGAGAATAAGTGTAGTGTAGTCAGGACTTATTGTGGACATGGTGTTGGTGAATTTTTCCACTGTTCCCCAAATATTCCTCATTACGCTAAGAATAGAACGCCTGGTGTTATGAAACCAGGTATGGTTTTCACAATCGAACCAATGATTAATGAAGGTACTTGGAAGGATATGACATGGCCTGACGACTGGACTTCTACTACTCAAGATGGTAAACTAAGTGCCCAATTCGAACATACTCTGTTGGTTACCGAACAAGGTGTTGAAATCCTGACTGcaagaaataagaaatcTCCAGGTGGTCCAAGACAAAGAATCAAATAG
- the VPS34 gene encoding phosphatidylinositol 3-kinase VPS34 (similar to Saccharomyces cerevisiae VPS34 (YLR240W); ancestral locus Anc_8.401), whose translation MSLNNITFCVSQDLDVPLKVKIKSLEGQKSLLKPSQKILNPELLLKGSNVSPYSDLVVSLQVFDKERNRNLTLPIYTPYIPFRNSRTWDYWLTLPILIKQLTFNSHLRIVLWEYEGSKQVPFSNLETSIFNPNDCTLKRGFESLKFCYDISDHYEVVTDNKDQVNLNKYFQGEFIRLPWLDDITISQLRKQQENRIWPQGTFVLNLEFPMLELPVVFTEREIMNTQMNIPTLKNNPGLSTDLREPNRNDPQIKISLGDKYHSTLKFYDPDQPNNDPIEEKYRRLERASKNANLDKQLKPDIKKRDYLNKIINYPPGTKLTAHEKGSIWKYRYYLMNNKKALTKLLQSTNLKEESERIEVLELMDSWAEIDIDDALELLGSTFKNLSVRSYAVNRLKKASDKELELYLLQLVEAVCFENLSTFSDKSNSEFTIVDAVSSQKLSSDSMLLSTSHANQKLLKSISSESEISGTESLPIVISPLAEFLIRRALVNPRLGNFFYWYLKSESEDKPYLDQILNSFWSRLDRKSRNILNDQIRLISVLRECCEVIKRLKDSTAKKMELLVHLLETKVRPLVKVRPIALPLDPDVLICDVCPETSKVFKSSLSPLKITFKTTLNQPYHLMFKVGDDLRQDQLVVQIISLMNELLKNENVDLKLTPYKILATGPQEGAIEFIPNDTLASILSKHHGILAYLKLHYPDENAALGVQDWVLDNFVKSCAGYCVITYILGVGDRHLDNLLITPDGHFFHADFGYILGQDPKPFPPLMKLPPQIIEAFGGAESSNYDKFRSYCFVAYSILRRNAGLILNLFELMKTSNIPDIRIDPNGAILRVRERFNLNMSEEDATVHFQNLINDSVNALLPIVIDHLHNLAQYWRA comes from the coding sequence ATGTCGCTGAACAATATAACATTTTGTGTGTCGCAAGACTTGGATGTTCCTCTGAAGGTGAAAATCAAGTCATTGGAAGGCCAAAAATCACTGTTGAAGCCATCTCAGAAAATTCTGAACCCTGAATTATTACTGAAAGGGTCAAATGTTTCCCCTTATAGTGATTTAGTAGTATCCTTACAGGTTTTCGATAAAGAGAGGAATAGAAATTTAACTCTTCCAATATACACTCCGTATATTCCTTTCAGAAACTCTCGGACTTGGGATTATTGGTTGACTTTGCCCATACTTATCAAGCAACTTACCTTTAATAGTCATTTACGTATTGTTCTATGGGAATATGAAGGATCTAAACAAGTTCCATTTTCCAATCTAGAAACAAGTATCTTCAACCCAAACGATTGTACTTTGAAAAGGGGATTCGAATCATTAAAGTTTTGTTACGATATTAGCGATCATTATGAAGTAGTCACCGATAACAAAGATCAGGTAAATTTGaacaaatattttcaaggaGAGTTTATAAGGCTCCCCTGGCTCGACGACATCACGATAAGCCAATTGagaaaacaacaagaaaatagaaTTTGGCCTCAGGGCACCTTTGTTTTAAATTTGGAGTTTCCGATGTTAGAGCTGCCTGTCGTATTCACCGAGAGAGAAATTATGAATACTCAAATGAATATTCCAACGTTGAAGAATAATCCCGGACTAAGCACTGACTTAAGAGAACCCAATAGGAATGATCctcaaataaaaatttccCTTGGGGATAAATATCATTCTACACTGAAATTCTACGATCCTGATCAACCAAATAATGATCcaatagaagaaaagtacAGAAGATTGGAAAGAGCATCCAAAAATGCAAACTTGGACAAACAACTAAAACCCGATATCAAGAAGAGGGATTACCTGAATAAGATTATCAACTATCCTCCCGGTACTAAATTAACAGCGCATGAAAAGGGATCTATATGGAAATATAGATATTATCTaatgaataataaaaaagcaCTTACAAAATTATTACAGAGtacaaatttgaaagaagaatctgAAAGAATAGAAGTTTTAGAACTAATGGACTCATGGGCAGAAATTGACATAGATGATGCACTAGAACTATTAGGTTCAACATTCAAAAATCTCTCAGTCAGGTCTTACGCCGTAAATCGGCTGAAAAAGGCATCTGACAAGGAGTTAGAGTTATACTTATTACAATTGGTAGAAGCTGTGTGCTTCGAAAACCTCTCCACTTTCTCAGATAAATCCAACAGTGAATTCACCATTGTAGATGCTGTATCATCGCAAAAACTTTCTAGCGATTCTATGTTATTATCTACATCCCATGCCAATCAAAAACTACTTAAGTCCATCTCGAGTGAGTCGGAAATTTCTGGAACAGAATCACTCCCTATTGTTATCTCTCCTCTGGCTGAATTTTTGATTAGAAGAGCGCTGGTAAATCCAAGGTTAgggaattttttctattggTATTTGAAATCTGAATCTGAGGACAAACCATATCTAGACCAGATTTTAAATTCCTTTTGGAGCAGGCTAGACAGAAAATCTCGGAATATATTAAACGATCAAATTAGGCTAATTAGTGTGCTCCGGGAATGTTGTGAAGTAATTAAGAGACTTAAGGATTCTACAGCGAAAAAGATGGAACTGCTAGTGCATTTATTGGAAACGAAAGTCAGACCGCTTGTGAAAGTACGGCCAATAGCTTTACCACTAGACCCTGATGTACTGATATGTGACGTTTGTCCTGAAACATCAAAGGTATTCAAAAGCTCTTTATCGCCATTGAAAATAACATTTAAAACGACATTGAACCAACCGTATCATTTAATGTTTAAAGTTGGTGATGATTTAAGACAAGATCAATTGGTAGTACAGATCATAAGTTTAATGAATGAGTTACTGAAGAACGAAAACGTGGACCTGAAACTAACACCATATAAAATTCTAGCTACAGGGCCGCAAGAGGGTGCCATTGAATTTATCCCCAACGATACATTAGCTAGCATACTAAGCAAACATCACGGTATTCTTGCCTATCTCAAGCTCCACTATCCCGATGAGAACGCAGCGTTGGGCGTACAGGACTGGGTTTTAGATAATTTTGTCAAATCATGTGCTGGTTATTGTGTTATTACATACATTTTAGGTGTAGGCGATAGACATTTGGACAACTTACTGATCACACCAGATGggcatttttttcatgcaGACTTTGGTTACATCTTGGGCCAAGATCCCAAACCATTTCCgccattgatgaaattacCACCACAGATCATAGAGGCTTTTGGAGGCGCAGAATCATCAAATTACGATAAATTCCGTAGCTATTGCTTTGTCGCATATTCGATTTTAAGAAGAAATGCGGGCTTAATCTTAAACTTATTTGAATTGATGAAGACATCAAACATACCAGATATCAGAATAGATCCTAATGGTGCTATTTTACGCGTAAGAGAAAGATTTAATTTGAATATGTCCGAAGAAGATGCCAcagttcattttcaaaatctaaTTAATGATAGTGTAAATGCCTTACTTCCTATCGTAATCGATCATTTACATAACCTTGCACAGTATTGGCGAGCCtga
- the ERF2 gene encoding palmitoyltransferase ERF2 (similar to Saccharomyces cerevisiae ERF2 (YLR246W); ancestral locus Anc_8.389), giving the protein MALVSRRSTRSESTSISKEEHPEGAYLTKLFFRWLVTLEGDQDINDGKGYISIPNVSNYIFFLGGRFRTVKGAKPLWLGVLFVILCPMVLFSIFETHKLWHTRNGYKVLVILFYYFWAITLASFIRTATSDPGVLPRNIHLGQLRNNYQIPQEYYNLITLPTHSSVSKDITIKYCQSCRIWRPPRSSHCSTCNVCVMVHDHHCIWVNNCIGKRNYRFFLVFLLSAVISSIILLANCAIHIARESGGPGHYPVAILLLCYAGLTLWYPAILFTYHVFMAGTQQTTREFLKGIGSKKNPVFHRVTKEQNIFDKGSFLNNLGYLMLKPRGPSFVSARKQHEAGDWRFMDLSPAHSFEKIQEI; this is encoded by the coding sequence ATGGCCTTGGTGTCTAGAAGGTCGACTAGATCCGAAAGCACATCAATATCAAAGGAGGAACATCCGGAAGGAGCATACCTGACAAAGCTGTTCTTTCGATGGCTTGTTACCTTGGAGGGTGATCAAGATATAAACGATGGGAAGGGTTATATATCGATACCTAACGTTTCGaattatatattcttcCTTGGTGGCAGATTTAGAACAGTGAAGGGTGCCAAACCCTTGTGGTTGGGTGTTTTGTTCGTTATTCTATGTCCTATGGTTctcttttccatttttgagACACATAAACTGTGGCATACCCGAAATGGTTATAAAGTGCTGgtcattttattttattacttttGGGCCATAACGTTAGCATCCTTCATCAGAACTGCTACTAGTGATCCTGGCGTTCTTCCGAGGAATATTCATTTGGGTCAGCTACGAAATAATTATCAGATCCCACAAGAGTATTACAATTTGATAACGCTACCAACACACTCTTCAGTCTCAAAAGACATTACTATCAAGTACTGTCAATCATGTAGGATATGGAGACCACCTAGGTCTTCTCATTGTTCCACGTGCAATGTTTGCGTGATGGTTCACGACCATCATTGCATATGGGTCAATAATTGTataggaaaaagaaactacCGATTCTTTTTAGTGTTCCTACTAAGCGCAgtaatttcatcaattatCTTATTAGCTAATTGCGCCATCCATATTGCACGAGAGTCTGGGGGGCCTGGCCACTATCCCGTGGCAATACTGTTGCTCTGCTATGCGGGACTCACCCTATGGTATCCCGCGATACTATTCACTTATCACGTATTTATGGCAGGTACCCAGCAAACCACAAGAGAGTTTCTAAAAGGTATTGGATCCAAGAAAAATCCTGTATTTCATCGCGTGACTAAAGAGCAAaacatttttgataaaggctcttttttgaataatctAGGTTACTTGATGTTGAAACCAAGAGGCCCAAGCTTTGTGAGTGCAAGAAAACAGCACGAGGCTGGTGATTGGAGATTTATGGATTTGTCGCCAGCACACagctttgaaaagatacaAGAAATATAG
- the ARV1 gene encoding sterol homeostasis protein ARV1 (similar to Saccharomyces cerevisiae ARV1 (YLR242C); ancestral locus Anc_8.399) yields MICITCMQHVDSLYTVYSNDHIQLTDCPFCEEIVDKYVEIDNVLLFIDLLLLKPGAYRHLVFNSLELHLSKYPKGKPVNDCQCLLDYTEALVFNIKNWFRKYDRLNRLWLLLLSFEIYLTWVTEESKYIYYLNRNNDDSNLIMLSMKLPESFKWDSTIVRNTITSKVFTWRPPIQYLYFASYCILDVSLFHTLIQYFILKKLHWGRNFASSKDIISYTILLSYGAKIFPILMLIWPYDTLISMSIIKWVANFYIIESLKIVTKLSYWNIIKIFISVALLRYCLVKPTLILCVAKFKLSAIKNLMYQEFMLLLQKSGTYLFL; encoded by the coding sequence ATGATATGCATAACGTGCATGCAACATGTAGATTCTCTTTATACAGTGTACTCAAATGACCATATACAGTTAACAGATTGTCCATTTTGCGAAGAGATCGTGGATAAATATGTCGAAATTGACAACGTCCTACTATTCATcgatttattattattaaaacCAGGTGCATATAGACACCTGGTATTCAATTCTTTGGAATTGCATCTCTCCAAATATCCCAAGGGAAAACCGGTTAATGATTGCCAATGTTTGCTTGATTATACGGAAGCGTTAGTGTTTAACATCAAGAACTGGTTTCGAAAATATGACAGATTAAACCGTCTGTGGCTTCTATTACTATCATTCGAGATTTATTTAACATGGGTTACTGAGGAGAGTAAGTACATCTACTATTTGAACCGTAACAATGATGATAGTAACCTTATCATGctttcaatgaaattgCCAGAAAGCTTCAAATGGGACTCGACAATTGTGCGTAACACCATCACAAGTAAAGTATTTACTTGGAGACCACCAATACAATATCTTTACTTCGCGAGTTATTGTATTCTTGACGTTTCTTTATTTCACACATTAATTCAGTACTTCATACTAAAAAAACTGCATTGGGGGCGAAATTTTGCTTCTTCGAAGGATATCATATCATACACGATTCTGTTATCGTACGGCGCCAAAATTTTTCCTATTTTGATGTTGATATGGCCTTATGATACTCTGATTTCAATGAGCATCATTAAGTGGGTGGCCAATTTCTATATTATCGAATCGTTAAAGATTGTTACAAAACTCTCCTATTGGAATATcataaaaatttttataAGTGTGGCTCTTTTACGTTACTGCTTGGTCAAACCAACGCTTATACTTTGCGTGGCAAAATTCAAACTTTCAGCTATCAAGAATTTAATGTATCAGGAGTTTATGTTGCTGCTACAGAAATCAGGAACATATCTGTTTTTGTAA
- the SMKI12G3020 gene encoding uncharacterized protein has protein sequence MQIQSRVNIQDTTKEFRKFIIDTSIENKQREQALIDLETYEIFLNKLTIKKNKIANEVKQDDDISNLDQLMEVDEKIE, from the coding sequence ATGCAGATTCAATCAAGAGtcaatattcaagataCTACTAAAGAGTTTAGAaaatttattattgatactTCTATTGAAAACAAACAGAGAGAGCAAGCTCTAATTGATTTAGAAACgtatgaaatatttttaaacaaattaaccattaaaaagaataagattGCAAATGAGGTTAAACAAGATGAcgatatttcaaatctcGATCAGTTAATGGAAgtcgatgaaaaaattgaataa
- the GPN3 gene encoding putative signal sequence-binding GTPase GPN3 (similar to Saccharomyces cerevisiae YLR243W; ancestral locus Anc_8.397), translating into MSRVGVMVLGPAGAGKSTFCNSIISHMQTVGRRAHIVNLDPAAEATKYEFTVDIRDLISLDDVMEEMDLGPNGALIYCFEYLLKNLDWLDEEIGDFNDEYLIFDCPGQIELYTHIPVLPNIVRHLTQQLNFNLCATYLLEAPFVIDSSKFFSGALSAMSAMILLELPHINILSKLDLIKGDINKKKLKRFLNPDAMLLMETEGMNQASNPKFLRLNQCIANLVDDFGMVQFLPLESNNPDSIATILSYVDDITQWAEGQEQKEPNDQIDIEE; encoded by the coding sequence ATGTCTCGCGTTGGTGTTATGGTACTAGGGCCTGCAGGTGCAGGAAAAAGCACATTTTGTAATTCTATCATATCGCATATGCAAACTGTGGGACGAAGGGCACATATTGTAAATTTAGATCCTGCTGCAGAGGCTACTAAGTATGAGTTTACTGTTGATATTAGAGATTTGATTTCCTTGGATGATGTCATGGAGGAAATGGATTTGGGACCCAATGGCGCACTAATATACTGTTTTGagtatcttttgaaaaatttagacTGGCTTGACGAAGAGATAGGTGACTTTAACGATGAATATTTGATCTTTGATTGTCCGGGCCAAATTGAACTCTACACTCATATTCCTGTCCTACCCAACATAGTACGTCATTTAACCCAACAATTGAATTTTAACCTTTGCGCCACATATCTTTTAGAGGCGCCGTTTGTGATAGATAGTTCAAAATTCTTCAGCGGTGCATTATCTGCAATGTCCGCAATGATTCTGTTGGAACTACCTCATATCAATATATTAAGTAAATTAGACTTGATAAAAGGCGAtatcaataaaaagaaactgaaaagatttttaaACCCCGATGCAATGTTATTAATGGAAACTGAAGGAATGAATCAAGCATCCAATCCTAAATTTTTAAGATTAAACCAATGCATAGCCAATCTTGTCGATGACTTCGGCATGGTTCAGTTTTTGCCTTTGGAATCCAATAATCCTGACAGCATAGCCACCATATTATCGTATGTCGATGATATAACACAGTGGGCAGAAGGACAAGAGCAGAAAGAACCCAATGACCAAAtagatattgaagaatag
- the SMKI12G3030 gene encoding uncharacterized protein gives MTKIGNIPVFLNSFQQFVEKYEFDDIFDQQIKNIDSRENEIYIRLSIKEDFNECPDIMNIITGVLLESFVT, from the coding sequence ATGACTAAAATTGGAAATATTCCTGTCTTTTTGAACAGCTTTCAACAATTCGTTGAGAAGTAcgaatttgatgacatttttgatcaacaaattaaaaacatcGATTCTcgtgaaaatgaaatttataTAAGGTTGTCAATCAAAGAAGATTTCAATGAATGTCCTGATATAATGAACATAATCACAGGTGTCCTTTTGGAATCATTCGTGacttaa
- the CSC1 gene encoding Csc1p (similar to Saccharomyces cerevisiae YLR241W; ancestral locus Anc_8.400) — MTSYIEQLVSAATYLDTPPDEHHDFRKPTAQVVTSQLTIATSLGIFALLSFSILLKKWPRLYASRRYKDDGNLRLPSWNQSSLFGWLTVLYRIRDEQILEYAGLDAYVFLSFFKMCIKLLSIFCFFSMCVISPVRYHFTGKIDDGNDDDGDNYFTYLVKRIVEGNGDGDNHSAPERTNVYLWMYVIFTYFFTFIAIKMAVAETKHVVTTRQAYLGKQNTITDRTIRLSGIPIELRDSEALKTRIEQLGIGTVSSITICREWGPLNKLFHCRKKILKNLELKYAECPRELRTRQPYSENYHLLGNQQSSGASHEGNVSSNNNNEDEGVLYSQISLGERPKMKIGYRGICGKEVDAIEYLEQQLKFIDSEIIEARKQHYSATPTAFVTMDSVANAQMAAQAVLDPRVHYFITRLAPAPHDIKWDHVCLSRKDRLTKVYSTTVFIGLSSLFLVIPVSYLATLLNLKTLSKFWPSVGQLLKDHQWAANIVTGLLPTYIFTLLNFGIPYFYEYLTSYQGLVSYSEEEISLVSKNFFYIFVNLFLVFTLAGTASNYWAYLSDTTKIAYQLATSVKEFSLFYVDLIILQGIGMFPFKLLLVGSLIGFPWVKIKAKTPRQRNELYNPPIFNFGLQLPQPILILIITLIYSVMSTKILTSGLAYFIIGFYVYKYQLIFATDHLPHSTGKVWPLIFRRIIVGLLLFQLTMTGTLAGFEGGWVLSSCLFPLPVVTLCFLYDFEKNYLPLSKYIALSSIREYERDNSTVTSGNEEESYAYPYAVNELERPMLD, encoded by the coding sequence ATGACATCGTATATCGAACAGCTCGTGTCGGCAGCTACATATCTTGATACGCCTCCGGATGAGCATCATGATTTTAGGAAGCCGACAGCTCAAGTTGTGACTTCGCAGCTGACTATCGCTACTTCACTAGGTATTTTTGCCTTACTTTCATTCTCAATTCTACTAAAAAAGTGGCCCAGGTTATACGCAAGCAGACGATATAAAGATGACGGCAACCTTCGATTACCATCCTGGAATCAGTCAAGTTTATTTGGTTGGTTAACAGTGTTGTATAGAATACGGGACGAACAGATTCTAGAATATGCAGGTTTAGACGCATACGTATTCTtaagttttttcaaaatgtgCATTAAACTACTctctattttttgtttcttttccatgTGCGTTATATCTCCTGTAAGGTATCATTTTACTGGGAAAATTGATGATGGcaacgatgatgatggtgacaATTATTTCACGTATCTTGTAAAAAGAATTGTGGAAGGAAATGGCGATGGTGATAACCATTCAGCTCCCGAACGTACAAATGTTTACCTTTGGATGTATGTTATCTTTACTTACTTTTTCACCTTTATAGCGATAAAAATGGCAGTAGCTGAGACAAAGCACGTCGTAACTACTAGACAAGCTTACCTTGGTAAGCAAAATACTATAACTGATAGAACAATCAGACTGTCAGGCATCCCAATAGAGCTTCGTGATTCGGAAGCTTTAAAGACCAGAATTGAGCAATTAGGAATTGGCACTGTCTCATCGATAACTATTTGTCGAGAGTGGGGTCCTTTGAACAAATTATTCCATTGTCGGAAGAAAATACTCAAAAACTTGGAACTAAAGTATGCCGAATGTCCAAGAGAACTGCGTACTCGGCAACCATATTCTGAAAACTATCATTTGTTAGGGAACCAGCAATCAAGTGGCGCCTCCCATGAGGGAAATGTCTCATCAAACAATAACAACGAGGACGAGGGTGTACTATATTCCCAAATTTCCCTTGGAGAAAGaccaaaaatgaaaattggGTATCGTGGTATCTGTGGAAAGGAAGTGGATGCTATAGAATACTTAGAACAGCAATTAAAGTTTATTGACTCGGAAATTATTGAAGCCAGAAAGCAACACTATTCTGCAACACCTACAGCGTTCGTTACAATGGATTCTGTCGCTAATGCACAGATGGCAGCACAGGCTGTGCTAGATCCTAGGGTGCACTATTTCATAACCAGATTGGCTCCTGCGCCTCATGATATCAAATGGGATCACGTATGTCTTTCCAGAAAGGACCGGTTAACAAAAGTTTATTCTACTACCGTGTTTATTGGCCTCTCGAGTTTGTTTTTAGTCATTCCTGTTTCATATTTAGCCACATTGctaaatttgaaaaccCTTTCTAAATTCTGGCCAAGTGTAGGGCAGCTGTTAAAAGATCACCAGTGGGCTGCCAACATTGTGACAGGGTTATTACCAACCTATATTTTCACATTGCTTAACTTTGGCATTCCCTACTTTTATGAGTATTTGACTTCCTATCAAGGATTAGTATCATACAGCGAAGAGGAAATCTCACttgtttccaaaaattttttttatatttttgttaatcttttcttagtGTTCACATTGGCAGGTACGGCGTCTAATTATTGGGCTTACCTTAGTGACACTACAAAAATTGCCTATCAACTTGCTACATCCGTTAAAGAATTCTCACTATTTTATGTCGACTTGATTATATTGCAGGGTATTGGTATGTTTCCCTTTAAACTGTTATTAGTGGGTAGTTTGATCGGCTTTCCATGGGTGAAAATCAAGGCTAAAACTCCCAGGCAACGCAATGAACTTTACAACCCAccaatttttaattttggACTACAATTACCACAGCCTATTCTGATTCTTATCATAACACTGATTTACAGTGTAATGAGTACAAAAATTTTGACATCAGGGTTGgcatattttattattgggTTCTATGTCTATAAATATCAATTGATTTTTGCTACTGATCATTTACCCCATTCTACAGGGAAAGTATGGCCATTAATTTTTAGAAGAATCATCGTAGGATTACTGCTATTTCAATTAACAATGACGGGAACATTGGCAGGATTTGAAGGAGGATGGGTTTTGTCATCCTGTCTCTTCCCTCTGCCAGTAGTGACGTTATGTTTCCTGTAtgactttgaaaagaactaTTTGCCTTTGTCAAAGTACATCGCATTGAGTTCAATTCGGGAGTATGAAAGGGACAATTCTACAGTCACCTCTGGAAATGAGGAAGAATCCTACGCGTACCCTTACGCCGTGAATGAATTAGAGCGTCCAATGTTAGATTGA